In one window of Panthera uncia isolate 11264 chromosome F2, Puncia_PCG_1.0, whole genome shotgun sequence DNA:
- the MSC gene encoding musculin → MSTGSVSDPEEMELRGLQRGYPVPASKRPPLRGAERSYISPSDNSSAEEEDPDGEEERCALGAAGGAEGCKRKRPRVAGGGGGKKPLPPKGSAADCKQSQRNAANARERARMRVLSKAFSRLKTSLPWVPPDTKLSKLDTLRLASSYIAHLRQLLQEDRYENGYVHPVNLTWPFVVSGRPDTDTKEVSSANRLCGTTA, encoded by the exons ATGTCCACCGGCTCGGTGAGCGACCCCGAGGAGATGGAGCTGCGGGGGCTGCAGCGGGGGTACCCGGTCCCCGCCTCCAAGAGGCCGCCCCTCCGCGGCGCCGAGCGCAGCTACATCTCGCCCAGTGACAACTCCTCGGCCGAGGAGGAAGACCCCGACGGCGAGGAAGAGCGGTGCGCGCTGGGAGCGGCCGGCGGCGCGGAGGGCTGCAAGAGGAAACGGCCGCGCGTGGCTGGGGGCGGCGGCGGCAAGAAGCCCCTCCCGCCCAAGGGCTCGGCGGCCGACTGCAAGCAGTCGCAGCGCAACGCCGCCAACGCCCGCGAGCGCGCCCGGATGCGCGTGCTGAGCAAAGCCTTCTCCAGGCTCAAGACCAGTCTGCCTTGGGTGCCCCCAGACACTAAGCTTTCGAAGCTCGACACGCTCCGGCTGGCTTCCAGTTACATCGCGCACCTGCGGCAGCTGCTGCAGGAGGACCGCTACGAGAACGGCTACGTGCACCCGGTGAACCTG ACATGGCCGTTCGTGGTCTCAGGACGACCTGACACCGACACCAAAGAAGTTTCCTCAGCCAACAGATTATGTGGGACCACCGCTTAG